The following DNA comes from Nitrososphaerota archaeon.
TCAGCTGCGGCTGAAGCGTATATCTTACAGGGTTCTCTGAAGGTGTAATCGGAGTGAGGCGGTCGCGCCTCCACAAAGTAATCGCTCTTTAACCTAACCTCGGCTCTCTTCGCATACTCATGCTTCTCGAGAAGCTTAACCGCCACGTTCACACACGTCTCCTCAATCCTCGGCACCTTCAATAATCTAGGTTCTAATACTTCGATTAAGGATTCGGGGTGGCGAGATAGGTTTACACCCTTCATATCACGCGGCAGATCCACAAATAGGTCGATTGTGGCTGAGAGAGGCATAACCCCACGCTTCGAGGAGACCTTCAACTGAGCCTTCAGATTCCTCACACCAACCCTTGGTAAGAAGAGCCTATTCTCAGGTATAAGATACTGTATGTCGACAACCCTTTCCAGCAGATCAGGTGGCAGCTTACTCATATATTTCTCCTACTTCAGAATACCCTTATAAGGAGATCGCATCACACTTGATATCGCTTTGGTTAGAGTTGCTGGCATAGACCCTGGCACCAAAAGTATGGATGTTTGTGCGCTGCAAGACGGCGAAGTCTACTTTGAGAAGGTAGTCAGCACGGAAGAGGCCGCTAAGAGCCCGCATCTTCTGATCAAGGCGGTTGAGGAGGCGATGCCACTAGATCTTATCGTAGGCCCCTCTGGCTACGGTATCGAGTTAACGTATCTGAGTGATCTACCTGAGGATTCGCTGGAGGATTGGTACTACAGACACATCCTTCTAGCGGAGAAGGGGGGTGTGGAGGAGGCGGTTAAGAGAGGGGTGTTCGGCGCTCTAATCTACTATGCTATGGCTAAGACCGCGGTCGAGATGAAGCGCAGAGGGTGGCCGGTCTGCTACATACCAGCTGTTATCCATCTACCTACGGTGCCTGAGCATAGGAAGGTGAATAAGATCGACTTAGGCACAGCTGACAAGATGTGCGCCGCGGTTCTTGGCGTCTACGATCAATCGAGGAGGCTCGGCATACCCTACTCAGAGGTGTCGTTTATCCAAGTCGAAATGGGCTTCGGGTATAATGCGGTATTAGCGGTGGATGGTGGTAGGATCGTCGATGGTGTAGGCGGGACTACTATGAGCGGACCAGGCTTCCTCACCATCTCCAGCCTAGATGCGGAGCTAGCGCAGCTCGTTGGGGAGTGGAGGAAGGAGGATCTATTCACAGGCGGATGCGCCTCAATATCTGGCAAAGCAACACCAGAGGAACTCATCGATAGCGTTCAAACCGATGGGAGGTGTGAGTTGGCTTGGAGGGCGATGGCTGAAAGCGTCTTAAAAGCAGTTTACTCGATGAAAGCATCTGTTCACAACCCGAGAGAAATACTGATCTCAGGTAGGTTGACGAAGATAAGGTATGTTGAAGACTGGTTGGTTAGTGAGCTAGGTAGCATAGCCCCTGTTAGGAGGTTAGAGGGGCTGCCTGGAGCGAAGGTAGTCAAAGAGACGGCGCAAGGCTACGCTTTGGTTGCAGAGGGACTCGCAGGCGGAAAATACGAGAAGCTCATCGAGTGGATGAAGATTAGAGAGGCGAAAGGAACGGCCCTAGACCACATCTACCACCCGAAATTCCTAGCAAGCAGAAGGCTGGGAAGAAGGTAAGGGGGTTGTTTTCGGGTTCTGAGCTATGTTGTCTTTGGTGGACTTAGATAGCTCTTGGTCTTCACCAGGTCTTGTCCCCCTTTCGGGGGCTCGGCATCACCCTCCAACCCAGTCAGGTCGAACCCGCTCCACGCATCCGCACCCAAGCCGTTTCCAGCCTGGGGTCATCTGTGTGGAGGAAGCCCCTCCATCTGAAGGGTTTCCGCATCACCCGACAGTCCGCGCTCTTACCAAAGCATGTGGCTTATACCTACTTAACTCTATCTATTTTAGAACAGCTGAACACGGCGGGTATA
Coding sequences within:
- a CDS encoding GTP cyclohydrolase I FolE2 (MptA; in Methanocaldococcus this protein converts GTP to 7,8-dihydro-D-neopterin 2',3'-cyclic phosphate as the first step in methanopterin biosynthesis), coding for MSKLPPDLLERVVDIQYLIPENRLFLPRVGVRNLKAQLKVSSKRGVMPLSATIDLFVDLPRDMKGVNLSRHPESLIEVLEPRLLKVPRIEETCVNVAVKLLEKHEYAKRAEVRLKSDYFVEARPPHSDYTFREPCKIYASAAA
- a CDS encoding DUF1464 family protein; the encoded protein is MVRVAGIDPGTKSMDVCALQDGEVYFEKVVSTEEAAKSPHLLIKAVEEAMPLDLIVGPSGYGIELTYLSDLPEDSLEDWYYRHILLAEKGGVEEAVKRGVFGALIYYAMAKTAVEMKRRGWPVCYIPAVIHLPTVPEHRKVNKIDLGTADKMCAAVLGVYDQSRRLGIPYSEVSFIQVEMGFGYNAVLAVDGGRIVDGVGGTTMSGPGFLTISSLDAELAQLVGEWRKEDLFTGGCASISGKATPEELIDSVQTDGRCELAWRAMAESVLKAVYSMKASVHNPREILISGRLTKIRYVEDWLVSELGSIAPVRRLEGLPGAKVVKETAQGYALVAEGLAGGKYEKLIEWMKIREAKGTALDHIYHPKFLASRRLGRR